TTATTTGTCCAATTGTTGATCAGTCCATTCCTGCATTTCTTCTAAATAATTCATGTAGAAATCATTCCCATTCCTGCCGTCCAGTAACCCTGCACGATGTGCCGCCTGTTCGCTAAACCATTGGCCCAGGTCAGGGGTTGGGTATTCGCCATCTTTATCAGCAATATCAAAGGGGAGCTGCTTTAGATTGAAATGTAGTTTGATAGCTGCATTTCCTGATTTTTCCATCGCCTTTAGGAAAAGGGCGGCAGAAAGGTAGAAGTGGAAATGCAGGTAATCAGAAGTGCGGCCGAAGAGTAATGGGAACTGCGGTTCCAAAATGGCCCGGGCACTGACGAAATCACCTTTTATGGTGTAGAATAGGAGTAGTTGGCTGTATTCTACCGGGAAGGCAACAGTATTGTTCAGGTACCTCAGTGCTTTGGAAGCATATACCTCTGCCAAATCCCATTTTTCAAGCCTCATGGCTGCCATCAGGGCTTTAGGATAGGTGAGGAGAGGTACTTCGGCACAGGTAATCTTTCCATCCAGTATAGGTTTAGCCGTGTTGAGCAGGGCCTGAGATTCCTTTGTCATTAAAAAGATGTTCAGCAGGCTGTCGCTCTGGCAGGCTTTGCAGTCCAGCAATACGTGATTGCTCGTGGCCTGCTTATATTTTTCGTAGGCTTGTCGGGCTTTCTCTTCGTCGCCAAGCTTTACATACACCTTCATGTAGTAATGCTGAATGATCTTGTCCGCCGCACCAAAAGCTTTAAAACGAGCCTCAAAATCTTGTAGCAGGCTGTCGATTTGCTGTAGCGATACTTTGTGGTACTCCGGGATTACATCCAGCACCCATTTGAAAGACCAAAGTACGGAACGGTATCTGAATCTGCCGGGATGCTGGTCGCAAACGTTGAGGAACCATGGGAATTGTGCTATCAGCTCCTCATCAAAATTAAGGAAGGTACACTGCGACATATACTCGTACCGGGCTTCAAACTCCAGGTCAAGGTCTTTGAAAAATTGGGCCTTTTGAATGGCCTTAAAAGCCAGTTGTTTGTTGGCAAGTGTGTCATTCGCGCCCATCAGGTAGTTAACTACCTTCTGCAGGTCTTCAATAGTTTCTAATTGCGTAGCGTCCATCGTTGTTGTTAAAATGACTGATCCAGGATATAAGTAAGGTTTTCGTTCATAGCTTCCAGCTCCTGCTGGTTGAGTGGGTAGTGGCCCATAAGCATAGCGTTGATGTACAACATTTCTACCAGAGGGCGTTCCATTTTCTCCTGCGGCTTGTGAAGCAGCTTTTGGACTATCGAATTATTGAAGTTTAGAAAAAGCTTAGAGCGGAATGATACCGAGGGTTCAATTACCGCACTGGATATACCGGCCCATAGATCGTTACTGTCGTTTTTGATCTGCTCTATGTCGCGCGCCATCATTTTTCTTTCCGAAAGGTGGAAGATAGCAGGTATGTTATCGGGCACAAACTGCCTGATCTCCAGTTCACAGTCAAACTTTAGCAGGTAGTCCTGCAAAGTATCGAGCCTGCTTTTGTGCCGGTCAAACACTTCAATGTTCAAAGATTTCAGGATGTTGCCAAAGTATTCCGTGTCAATAGCCTGATATAAATGTTCTCTGTCTATGTGGCCCAATGCCTCCAGTATTTGCGAGTCGTACACATAGCCCGCATTGATGACCAGCTTGTTTTGCGCTTTCGCTATCGGTACGATTTGTCTGAATTCATCCACATCAGAAATATAAAAAACTGTTTGCACCCGCTTTTTGATTTCCTGCAAAGTCAGCACTCCATCAGTGGTGGAGAAAGTAAACCAGTTGGCAATAAAGCCTAGAAATTCCGGGTCGGAAAGTGACATGTATTTGAGTGCATGTCCATGTACTTTGATGATGCGTTCAAGCGACTGTGGAGAGGCTTTGCTGAGGTCGATGAAGTATTCTTTGATGGCATTGCCCAGGTCTTCGCGTATATTTTCATAAGTATCATTGTGATAAATATCTTCCCTTGAGGCCGTAGGAGAAAGGTTCTCCGAATTGATGATCACCCTCACAAAAAATGCCCACTCCGGTAGCAGGTGCTGAGCATGTGCCGTGATGAACATATTTTTGATATAGACCTGGTTGCTTTGAGTAGAGCCAAAATGCGTAGGGTGAGGCATAATATAAGCTATGCCTTTGGTTTTTCCGGAGCTGTCGCGGATGTACAGGAAGTTGGAGAAATTTTCCTGAAATATTTCCCTGCCCAGGTTAAGGGCCTGATCACTGCTGGTTTTGTTGTCCCAGGGAAAAGTGCCTTGGATAGAAGTAAGGTATTGCCCGTTGACTTCTACTTCGATAGGTATGCCCAGGTATTTTCCGTATAAATTGAGCAGCATGATAAGCTTATCCTGATCAAAATCGATGTTGTTCCTCAGTTTTAGCACTACCTGAGTACCCGCTTCATGGTCAGTATCGGCAATGGTTTCTGTTTGATAGGTGCCATCAATATTGCCCACCCATTTTACCATATAATCGGCTTTTGCAGATCTGGAGTGGACCACAATCTCATCACTTACCATAAAGCAGGAGAGCAGCCCGATACCAAACTGGCCGATAAAGTCATTCCTGGTTTCTTCCAAAGCCTGCTGCGACTTTGAGCTTGCCCCGATCTTGGACAGAAATTCGTTGACCTCATCCTCGGTAAGCCCAATACCATTATCGCTGATCACCAGCCCACGATGGTTGTCAGCGTCGTAGTAATCCACCTTAATGCGTGCTTCAAACTGCTCCTTGTGGCCCCTGGCTTTGATAGCATCCACGGCATTTTGCAAAAGCTCGCGTACAAACACCTCTTTATGGCTGTAAAGGTTGTCGGACAGTACTTTGAGTATACCGCCGAGATTAACTTGGAATAGTGACTTCATGTAATTAAAAACTTAAAATTATCAGGTTGACAAAACAAAGGAATATAATTTATATTTCCTTAGTGCTATCGGTTAAATTCGTAATCGTTATTGAGGAGGTACGGCGGCGTTATCTCTCATTCGAAATATGCTCCAACGAAGGTTTGACTGTGCTATCAGGTATTGCTTCCTCCTACTGTCGTAGCAATGGTGAAAACATCGCACGCCGCACGTCATCACCGATTCTCGCGACTGGTATCAACCAAGGCCTCGGTGAGTGGAGGTAGCTTTATAATGGAAAAGGAAATTAATCACCAGCAAACTGCCCGAACCTTATTGAAAAAAAGGTTAATAAGGAAACTGCTAAGCCACTGATAAGTATTGCAGGATGGGAGAGACGCTGTTAAATAATTAATATCTCACCCTTGAAGGATCAATGTACTTATGGCCCTTCAGGGTGAGATAATTATCTTTTATTCTTAGAACCCAATTCTAATCCCGATATTGATTCCTGCACCGCTTGCATTAACCTCTTGCGAGGGAATAACAGTGGGCTGATCTTCTGGCTGGGGAGAAGTATTGGAAATGGTATAATCATCTTTGAATATAAACTTCTTTTCAGAAACAGGCATGTCCTCAAGCTGCTCTCCTGGTACCAACACTGACTGACCATCGGAAATAGCTGTGGTTGTAAAACTTTTGATCTCTGCTTCCTCACTTTTAATGGTAAAGCTTTTGAACTCTGCTTCTCCGAAAATGCTTACTCGGTCGTTAATAGGAAACAATACACCTACAGCTCCAACATACCCTACACTGAATTTGGCAGTTACTTCAGACTCAGCCCTTAAAGCTATATCTGTTCCTGGTCCGCCTCCATTAACTATATCGGCCGAAGTTTCAATTGTAAGATTACCGGCAGCCGTAACTAAAAGGCCTACTCTGGCGTAAGGGTTGATACCTTCAAAGCCCGGAGTTACAATAATGGCAGGGCTTAAATCCACGCCTCTTATATAGGCAACTTCTTCTGAATTCATCACTGGGCTGCTTAGCTTGCCAATTACAGTTTCATCACCATGGAAGTAATTAATCCCTAATTCAGCACCGATATAAGGATTAAACATGTACCCACCAGTGATATTGCCTTTAAATCCTGCTCCTAAGGAGCCGCTCAGACTCTTTACTGTGGTCGTAGAGCCATCTGCACTAACGGTTACTTCAGTAGACTGCCTTATTCCGGTTAGTTCGTTAGGGTCGGCGTTGTTAAATTCAGTTTTGGCCGATTGGAATGAGTAGCCACCACCGGCCCTAAGGTAGAATCCCTGTGCCTGAAGCTGGGAGTAAGAGAAAGCGGCCATGGCTAAAGATGCAATAAAAAAAAGTAGTGTTTTCGTAAGTTTCTTTTTCTGAGAATACGTCATAGTTAAGTTGTTTAAAATTGTTCCAGCCAAAAATAGTGCCGCGCGAAATTAGGCTTTTTGAGGTGTTTCTAAAGGCTTGGGTGTAGTAATTTAGCTCAGCCTGTGTGTATTTTAACCACTTTGATTGAAAAGGTGTTTTTATGTTGTTGATAACCAAATATTTCCTGTAAGCGATGGATTTTAATAATGAAGAGAGAAATTCAGCACATCGCTTTTCGATTCAGATAACGTAGGAACAGGCAAAATGCTATTCTGCTGAAAGGGAATGCGACTTTATGCATTGTGAAGGATGATAAGCGCGTACTCCCAAATAAAAAATCATCTAAACAAGTTAAAATAAAGCTATAAATTTACTTAAACTAAAAGAGCTGATGATGTTCGTGTATGCTAAGACGACGGAAATACTTTAATTTAAGGGCGCTGCGCAGGTCGAGGAGGGGATTGCTGACTACAGCCATACTTTTAGTAATTGCAGTTATACTGGCCGTACTCCTTACCTATGAAAAATTAATTCATTACTATGCCTATGACCTGCTCGGTAAAACACTGAAAAGGACTATAGAGCTAAAAACAGATGGATTTTATAGCATTTCATACGACAGTATACATGTCGATTTTGTAGATAGCCGAGCCACACTCTTTAATTTTAAAGTGGACATCGACAGTGCCCAGTTAGACGCATCAGATAAAGAGATGTCGTTGTTTGTGGCGCACGTACCCAAGGTGGATGCCGATATTATCAACTTGCTTGAGGTGATCTTTGAAGATCGGCTTACGCTAAAAACCATCATTCTGCAACAACCCGAGGTGTGGATAGCCCAACCACGACAGGATGAGGAAAATATAGGACTCAGTAAAGAGAGTGGCGATATCTATAAACAGGTGACCCGGCAGATCCGTGAATTTGATCTGGGAAGCTTCGGCCTGAGAGAGGCAAAAATCAGTTACAAGCGAGACCTGATGTCTCACGACTATGATTTTGTGGTTGGCAACATATCATTTCTGATCCGGAATTTTGGATGGGATAGTGACCAAAATAATGACCCTCAATTCCATTCAGACCACATTAGCTTATTGGTAAAGGATCAGACATTCAAGCTTAAAGACTCAGTACACTTGTTCACTTTTGACTCGGTGTTGCTCTCTACCAGAGAGTCGCGGGTTGAACTGGTCAACGTACACCTGCACCCGCGTAATGATATAGTGAGCAGCGGTAAAGGCGTGGGTCGCAACGCTTATTCCATTGGCATTCCGTCCCTCTCTCTTCATGGTGTTGATTTTGACCGGGCTTATACGGACAACTTACTGGCCATCCGTGAAATTGATCTGCGTTCACCAAATTTTGCAATGGATAATTTCCTGACATCGGGTAAAAATATTGAAGCAGATCCCTCGACCGAAGAATTAATTAAAATAATAACTGAGCTATTTAATGTTATAGAGGTCAAAACGCTGAACATAGACAATGGAAATGTCGATATTCTGAGAGACAGGGCGCCTTCCGCGTCACGCTTCAAAGCCACCAATATATTTGCCCACGTTAAAAATGTACGGATTGATACGCTGGATTACAGTACAATAAAGTACGACAGTGCTACTGTAGGGTTAAAAAATTACTATTACAGTATGCCTGACAGCATTCACATCCTGAAACTCGGAAGCCTCTCGTTTGTAACCACTAACAAGTCTAACATAACGATTGATTCGCTGAAAGTGTTTGACCGACTTTCATTTGGACAGAAAGCTGAAAGAGGAGGTGTTGTCAACATTGAATCACCACAGGTTAAGGTATCCGGTTTTGAGTTTGAAAGGTTCATTGATAACAATCAGTTAGTAATGGATAATATTTCTATAGAGCGGCCGGAAATCAGACTTCACTTGAAAGATCCTTCGCTTGCTGTAAGTGAAAATCTTAATCTGCCTGAGTTGGTAACATCTGTTTTTGACTTCCTTCAGACTGATAGCATTAATCTGAATAACGGAGAAGTTAGCATTATGAGGAAGGGCGAGTCATTTATTGAATTTCACGGTCTAAATGCCTCTGTTGGTGAGGTGATCAATGGGGGAGGGAAGTCCAACCTGTACCTGGATAGTTTGGATATGAAAGTCTATGCCCGTAGCATCGACGTAGCCTCGCCAGCAAACATTACGGCGCGGCTTACCGGTATTTCGCTTGTTCAAAACGATAATACCAAACTCACCATCCGGCAGGCTGAGATTGATGGTGATGAGGCGACGCCCCTGAAAGCATCACTCTCCGGGGTATTTGTTCCCCTTCCGGGAATTTCAGTATTTCTTAACTCACCGGAAAGTGCGATGAATGGACTAAGGGCACGGGAGTTTAGGTTTTTTGCAGACAAAGCGCTATTTCAAAAGAAGTCGGATCCTGAAAAGGGGGCAGGGTTTTCATTGAAACGCATCAATCTTGGTAAGGGCATCATCAATATTGTTGATAAAAGCAACCCGGTATTTACATCCAATGTCAATTATCTCAAATTCAGAGATTTGGTGGTGAGTGAAGGTGAAGCCCCTGTAGTGAAAGGGCTGGAAGTTGCTATGGCAGTATCTACCGTTTACAGTGAAGATAATGTGGTCAAATTCAGTCAATTGCTGCTTTCGGAGAAGTCGAAGCTACTGGCGGTAAAGCAATTGTCAGTTAAAGGAGAAAATGAGATTTTGATAGACACCGTTTCATCAAAGGGGATGGAAGTGGGGCGTTTTGTCAATGAGAAAAAACTTGATGCCAGGGAAATTTTAGTCCGTAATACGAGCATTAAGTTGGGCAAGCCGGAAAAGAAAAAAGAAAAGTCTGCCATGTACTTTAAAGATTTGCAGCAAAAACTCAATGAAACATTAAAAGATATTAAAATAGGCAGGCTGATACTGGCCAATGCTACTTTAGATGATCAGGACGGAGTAGTGGCACGAGGGGTGAATATAGATATTAGAGATGTACGCATTGCACCTGGTAAGAAATGGAACTACAAAATACCCTTTGCACAGAGCATGACTGCAAATATGGAGACGCTTTCCATAAACAGTGACAAGTCTGAAGCAGCTATTAAGGGGTTGACGCTAGACTCCCGAACAGATGCAATAACTGTTAATAATTTTTCTTTTATGGAAAAAGAAAGAGCTGGAACAATCAAAGTCCCGGGGCTTCATATGAGCATTCCGGACCTTTATACTTTAGTCAATCATCAGAAAATTAATATACAAAAAATTAAGCTGATCAAGCCGGATATTACCCTGCAGCAGCCAAAAGATCAAACCTCGGGCAAGAACCTTCTGGAAGGTGAGACATTGAAAGAGGTTGCCATTCATAACCTTGATTTGAGCAATGGCAACCTTGTGCTTAAGCGCGAAGGAAAGAGCGATTTTAAGCTAAAGAATTTCTCTGTTAACCTGAAACAGATGCTTTTGGATGAAAAGACCAATTTGAGTAAAGATGTATTGGTATTTGAAGGTATGACAGCTACAGCACCTGATCTGAGCTTCAAAACCAAAGATGGCTTAAATACCATTACCATAGAAAAAGTGGCATTTGCCCTTGAAGATTCGAGCCTTACGATCAGCAACCTTCGTTTTGTACCGCTGCCACAGTTTGAGTATTTTGATAATAAAAATTACGAGAGTGACTGGATAAAGGCCAGTGCCGGTACCATCAAGCTTTCAGGCTTGCATCTGGATAAATTCTTAAACCATCAACTGATCGACAGCAGGCACCTTTTGATCGATAATGCCAAAATTGAGGTCTACCGTGATAAAAATATGCCTGATCCTCCCGCTAAGGAAAAACCTATGTACCATGTTGCTTTTAAGAACTATAAAAAGCCGGTGAACATTGACAGAGTGGATATTAATAACACAAACATTACCTATACCGAGTTTGCGGAAGGGGCATTGCAACCAGGTTCGGTTTCTTTTGATGAGTTTTCTGCTGTTTTTAAGAACGTAACCAACCGGGAAAGCCTGTTGAAAACGAACCATTTTATGACCATGGATGCCAAGGCTATGGTTATGGGCAAGGCCAGGCTTGACCTTTCCATGTCGTTTGACATGACCTCTCCGGCAGGCGCATTCACCATAGGAGGAAAGCTGGCAGCCACTCCATTGAGAATATTCAATGATATTACGGTTTATAATGCCAATATTGATATTCGTGAAGGTTATGCCAACAGCCTCTTTTTCAGTGCCCGCGCCAATGAGGATGTGGCCTATGGCACCATGGAATTCAGGTATGAAGACTTAAAGATCTACATTCTGGATAAGCCCTCTGAGCGTACTCAACGCTCTGGTAAATCCATTGCATCCTTCTTCGCCAATACGTTCGTGATCAATAAAAATAATCCACACCTGTTCAAATTCAGGGAAGGGAAGATCTACTTCGAAAGAAATCCGAACAAGTCACTTTTCAACTACTGGACAAAAACCTTTCTCAGCGGCCTCGTAGCCAGCATCGGAGTGAATAACAATAAAAAGGAGTTCGAAAGAGTGACCAGTGATGAGGAACAGGAGAAGTAAAAGTTATTTAACCGTGATCACCAGAAAATCGAACGCATAATTAACCGTCATCACGAGAAGACACGACGAAGTGATCCCCTCATTTCCGGGCATACACTGATTCGCAATTAGGATTCAATTTGTCATCCATAGCAGGGGATTGCTTCCTACTACCGTCGTCCCAATGGCGAGTAATGTACCTCACAAATCGTCATGACGATTACCTCATATAGATTTTGCAAATGATGGCTTAGAAATTATCAATTTGATTAATGTTGAGGATGGCCGCATCTTAGCATCAGGTTTTAAACTCAGCCATCTGAGTTTATGGCCCGGAGTAATCATATTCGACAACCATAGCAAATCGCTTAAAAACTTGTTTACCGGATTATGCCACACGTATTAAGGTACATAGGTATTTCACACCAAACCGCTTCAGTATCAGCAAGGGAATCTTTTTGCATTAGCGAAACCTTGAGAAGGTCACTGAGCAAGAATATTACGGCTACCTTTTCTGATGTACGCGGGTTGATGCTGATCTCCA
This region of Fulvivirga ulvae genomic DNA includes:
- a CDS encoding HSP90 family protein; protein product: MKSLFQVNLGGILKVLSDNLYSHKEVFVRELLQNAVDAIKARGHKEQFEARIKVDYYDADNHRGLVISDNGIGLTEDEVNEFLSKIGASSKSQQALEETRNDFIGQFGIGLLSCFMVSDEIVVHSRSAKADYMVKWVGNIDGTYQTETIADTDHEAGTQVVLKLRNNIDFDQDKLIMLLNLYGKYLGIPIEVEVNGQYLTSIQGTFPWDNKTSSDQALNLGREIFQENFSNFLYIRDSSGKTKGIAYIMPHPTHFGSTQSNQVYIKNMFITAHAQHLLPEWAFFVRVIINSENLSPTASREDIYHNDTYENIREDLGNAIKEYFIDLSKASPQSLERIIKVHGHALKYMSLSDPEFLGFIANWFTFSTTDGVLTLQEIKKRVQTVFYISDVDEFRQIVPIAKAQNKLVINAGYVYDSQILEALGHIDREHLYQAIDTEYFGNILKSLNIEVFDRHKSRLDTLQDYLLKFDCELEIRQFVPDNIPAIFHLSERKMMARDIEQIKNDSNDLWAGISSAVIEPSVSFRSKLFLNFNNSIVQKLLHKPQEKMERPLVEMLYINAMLMGHYPLNQQELEAMNENLTYILDQSF
- a CDS encoding outer membrane beta-barrel protein, translating into MTYSQKKKLTKTLLFFIASLAMAAFSYSQLQAQGFYLRAGGGYSFQSAKTEFNNADPNELTGIRQSTEVTVSADGSTTTVKSLSGSLGAGFKGNITGGYMFNPYIGAELGINYFHGDETVIGKLSSPVMNSEEVAYIRGVDLSPAIIVTPGFEGINPYARVGLLVTAAGNLTIETSADIVNGGGPGTDIALRAESEVTAKFSVGYVGAVGVLFPINDRVSIFGEAEFKSFTIKSEEAEIKSFTTTAISDGQSVLVPGEQLEDMPVSEKKFIFKDDYTISNTSPQPEDQPTVIPSQEVNASGAGINIGIRIGF